A single region of the Streptococcus sanguinis genome encodes:
- the thrC gene encoding threonine synthase → MTLVYQSTRDEKNRVTASQAILQGLATDGGLFTPITYPQVDLDFAKLKDASYQEVAKLVLSAFLDDFSEEELDYCINHAYDSKFDDAAIAPLVKLDGQYNLELFHGATIAFKDMALSILPQLMTTAAKKHGLENKIVILTATSGDTGKAAMAGFADVPGTEIIVFYPKDGVSKVQELQMTTQTGANTHVVAIDGNFDDAQTNVKHMFNDTDLRARLLEHKLQLSSANSMNIGRLVPQIVYYVYAYAQLVKTGEITAGDKVNFTVPTGNFGNILAAYYAKQIGLPVGKLICASNENNVLTDFFKTKVYDKKRSFKVTSSPSMDILVSSNLERLIFHLSGNSAEKTAALMAALNEHGQYELTDFDAEILELFAADYATEEETVTEIKRVYQASDYIEDPHTAVASAVYQKYLAETGDQRKTVIASTASPYKFPVVAVEAVTGQSGLSDFEALEQLHELSGVALPPAVDGLETAPVRHKTTVAADQMQAAVEDYLGL, encoded by the coding sequence ATGACCTTAGTTTATCAATCAACACGCGACGAAAAGAATAGAGTAACAGCCAGCCAGGCGATTCTACAAGGCTTGGCAACAGATGGCGGGCTCTTTACGCCCATTACCTATCCGCAGGTCGATTTGGACTTTGCCAAGCTCAAAGACGCTTCTTATCAGGAAGTAGCCAAGCTGGTTTTGTCTGCTTTTTTGGACGATTTTTCTGAAGAAGAGCTGGACTACTGTATCAACCATGCCTATGACAGCAAGTTTGATGATGCGGCTATCGCTCCCTTGGTTAAGCTGGATGGTCAGTACAATCTAGAGCTTTTCCACGGAGCGACCATTGCCTTCAAGGACATGGCTTTGTCTATCCTGCCTCAGTTGATGACAACTGCAGCTAAAAAGCACGGCTTGGAAAACAAAATTGTCATTTTGACGGCGACTTCTGGCGACACAGGCAAGGCGGCTATGGCAGGCTTTGCGGATGTTCCTGGGACTGAGATTATCGTCTTTTATCCGAAAGATGGTGTCAGCAAGGTCCAAGAGCTGCAAATGACGACCCAGACAGGTGCCAATACGCATGTGGTTGCCATTGATGGCAACTTTGACGATGCCCAGACCAATGTCAAGCACATGTTCAATGACACAGACCTACGAGCTCGTCTCTTGGAGCATAAGCTGCAGTTGTCATCTGCTAATTCCATGAATATCGGCCGTTTGGTGCCGCAGATTGTTTACTATGTCTATGCCTATGCTCAGCTGGTGAAGACAGGAGAAATCACAGCAGGAGACAAGGTCAACTTTACCGTTCCGACAGGGAACTTTGGCAATATCTTGGCGGCCTACTATGCCAAGCAAATCGGTCTGCCGGTTGGCAAGCTGATTTGCGCATCAAATGAAAACAATGTCCTGACTGACTTCTTCAAGACTAAGGTTTATGACAAGAAGCGAAGCTTCAAGGTGACGTCTAGTCCGTCCATGGATATTCTGGTTTCCTCTAACTTGGAGCGCTTGATTTTCCATCTGTCTGGTAACAGCGCTGAGAAAACAGCGGCCTTGATGGCGGCCCTGAATGAGCATGGACAGTATGAACTAACGGACTTTGACGCTGAGATTTTGGAACTATTTGCGGCTGATTATGCGACAGAAGAAGAAACAGTAACTGAAATCAAGCGGGTCTATCAAGCATCTGACTACATCGAAGACCCTCATACAGCCGTTGCGTCCGCTGTCTATCAAAAATACTTGGCAGAGACAGGTGATCAGCGCAAGACTGTTATCGCGTCTACCGCTAGCCCTTATAAATTCCCAGTCGTGGCTGTTGAGGCTGTGACTGGTCAGTCAGGACTTAGTGACTTCGAGGCTTTGGAGCAACTGCACGAACTTTCTGGCGTAGCCCTGCCACCAGCTGTGGACGGCTTAGAAACAGCCCCAGTGCGCCACAAAACGACGGTCGCTGCAGACCAAATGCAGGCAGCAGTCGAGGATTACTTGGGATTATAA
- the pulA gene encoding type I pullulanase, translating to MAFRIFQAYLDDENIITIELEKSFEAYSIHFTLEDKHSSSPLTIKNINNQEERIIYTVSANEPIDLTQSYKVYDQDRNHTDLQYRHIVKKPIFDEIFDYAGDDLGAQYSPQATDFKLWAPISEKVLLHLKDQVHHLKRLDKGVWHTRIEGDLEGASYSYLHKINGKWIEVHDSYALSSDVNSGNSYVIDLEKIKKPIKRAKTQLDPTEAVIYEMSVRDFSMQKEASFSYPGKFASLSESPVVHGQKFGLDYLKELGISHVQLMPVYDFGSVDEKHPELVYNWGYDPVQYNVPDGSFASDPRDPYARILELQAAITAFHNADISVIMDVVYNHVYDANSYAFEKIVPGYFFRLNDMGYRTNGTFCGNDVASEKAMVRRYIKQSVKQWVSIYGFDGFRFDLMGILDIQTMQQIADELKTLYPNIYLYGEGWQMDTGLASEQLAHQYNASQLPDYGFFSDHFRDSLKQTIAQGRQIESKTPASQLENVLTANVGLKGEAHFIAPQQAINYVECHDNATVFDYFDIVNPAITLRDRLANSRLALQLVLLAQGVPFIHSGQEFFRTKNLIDNTYNMPDEINKLDWLRSLHYTEDIAFLKKLISFRRAHPLLHLKTSAAIKQACQVNWLTDSLLEYKIQDSKASMTIVINFSSQEAVYENKNKQKLHLQYPAIDVQKPIAPLADSYNLAGKQLIVLK from the coding sequence ATGGCCTTTCGTATTTTTCAAGCCTATTTAGATGACGAAAATATCATCACCATCGAACTGGAAAAGAGCTTTGAAGCCTACTCCATCCACTTTACACTGGAAGACAAGCACAGCTCCAGCCCTTTGACCATCAAAAATATCAACAATCAGGAAGAGCGGATTATCTACACCGTGTCGGCTAATGAGCCCATTGACCTGACGCAGTCCTACAAGGTCTATGACCAGGATCGCAACCATACTGACCTGCAGTACCGCCATATCGTGAAAAAGCCTATTTTCGATGAAATTTTTGACTATGCAGGCGACGATTTGGGAGCTCAATACAGTCCCCAAGCCACCGATTTCAAACTCTGGGCGCCGATTTCCGAAAAAGTCCTCCTGCATCTCAAAGACCAGGTTCACCATCTCAAACGTCTGGATAAGGGAGTCTGGCATACCCGGATTGAGGGAGATTTAGAGGGAGCCTCCTATTCTTATCTCCATAAGATTAATGGCAAATGGATTGAAGTCCACGATTCCTACGCCCTATCCTCAGATGTCAATTCGGGCAACAGCTATGTCATTGATTTAGAAAAGATTAAAAAGCCTATCAAACGAGCAAAAACACAGTTGGATCCGACAGAAGCCGTCATTTATGAAATGAGCGTCCGCGATTTCTCTATGCAGAAAGAAGCTAGCTTCTCCTATCCTGGGAAGTTTGCCTCGCTGAGCGAATCTCCAGTCGTCCACGGTCAGAAGTTCGGTCTGGACTATCTGAAAGAGCTAGGCATCAGCCACGTGCAACTTATGCCTGTCTACGATTTTGGCAGCGTTGATGAAAAGCATCCTGAGCTCGTCTACAACTGGGGCTACGACCCTGTCCAATATAATGTCCCAGACGGCAGTTTTGCCAGTGACCCACGAGACCCTTATGCCCGCATCTTAGAGCTACAGGCGGCCATTACTGCCTTCCACAATGCTGATATCAGCGTCATCATGGACGTGGTCTACAATCATGTCTATGATGCCAATAGCTATGCTTTTGAAAAAATCGTGCCCGGCTATTTTTTCCGGCTCAATGATATGGGCTACCGGACCAACGGGACCTTCTGTGGCAATGATGTAGCCAGTGAGAAAGCCATGGTTCGCCGCTATATCAAGCAGTCGGTCAAGCAATGGGTCAGCATCTATGGCTTTGACGGTTTCCGCTTTGATCTGATGGGGATTTTAGATATCCAAACCATGCAGCAGATAGCTGACGAACTCAAGACGCTCTATCCTAACATCTACCTCTACGGCGAAGGCTGGCAGATGGATACTGGGCTGGCAAGTGAGCAATTGGCCCATCAGTACAATGCTTCCCAGCTGCCAGATTATGGATTTTTCAGCGATCATTTCCGCGACAGTCTCAAGCAGACCATCGCTCAAGGCCGGCAAATCGAGAGCAAGACTCCTGCCAGTCAGCTTGAAAACGTCCTGACAGCCAATGTCGGACTAAAAGGCGAGGCTCACTTCATAGCGCCCCAGCAGGCTATTAATTATGTGGAGTGCCATGACAATGCAACGGTTTTTGATTACTTTGATATCGTCAACCCTGCTATCACCTTGCGGGATCGGCTGGCCAATTCGCGGCTGGCTCTCCAACTCGTCCTGCTGGCTCAAGGTGTTCCCTTTATCCACAGCGGTCAGGAATTTTTCCGGACTAAAAATCTGATTGACAACACCTACAATATGCCCGACGAGATCAATAAACTAGACTGGCTGCGCTCCCTGCATTACACAGAGGATATTGCTTTTCTTAAAAAGCTGATTTCCTTTCGCAGGGCACATCCGCTGCTGCATCTAAAGACCAGCGCCGCTATCAAGCAAGCCTGTCAGGTCAACTGGCTGACAGACAGTCTATTGGAGTACAAAATTCAAGACAGCAAAGCGAGCATGACCATCGTCATCAACTTCAGCAGCCAAGAGGCTGTCTACGAAAACAAAAACAAGCAAAAGCTGCACCTTCAATATCCAGCCATTGATGTCCAAAAACCAATTGCACCGCTAGCTGACAGTTACAACCTAGCTGGCAAGCAGTTGATTGTTTTGAAATAG